A stretch of DNA from Bacillus solimangrovi:
CAAGGAAGGGTATTGGTGAGAGGACCATAATAGCGACATATGGATTTACCTCTGCTGTCATCCCAAAAAGCAATCCGAGTGTAAAGAAAGCGAGGTTACTTAACCAAAATGATTTATCTATGAAGAAAAATTCAATGGCTGACAAATGAAGTAAATCGGATAGCTTATTAAAAATCGTTTTCTCTTGCTGATTAGGAACATATTGTCTTAACGTTTCGATCGTTTGATACATGTCCTCTTCACTAGGGAATTCAACAGAGAAATCATTTAATGAATCAAATTGTTCCAGTTCTTTATTAATTTGAAGGTTTACATCCTCTTTATTGTTCAAAGGAACCACTCCCATCTAAAATCATTCTTAGTTTTGCTAAACCTTGTTTTAGTCGTGATTTCACGGTAGACACATTCGAATTCGTCACCTCTGCAATTTCTTTGATTTTTAAATCGTGAAAGTATTTTAATAAGATAGCTTCACTTTGGTACTCGGGTAACTCACTAATTGCGTTTTTGATCTTTTGCCGATTTTCGTTCTTTTCAAAGATAAAAGCAATATCATCATGAGAGCTTGTATTAAAACTTTCTTCAAATTCATCAGTTTTAGATGATTGTTGAAATGCTTTGGAACGAAAATAATCTCGACAATGATTTACGGCAATGGTCAACAACCATGTTTGAAAGGCTGCCTTTTGTGTATATGAGTTAATGTTTTTCATCATTTTAATGAAAACTTCTTGAGTTAGATCATAAGATGTATGTTTATCACCAATCTTTCGATAAACAAATGCATACACGGTTTTGTAATGTCGTTTCACGAGAACTTCCATGGCCTCTTGATTACCAGATTGAATTTCTTGAACCAGTTCTTTATCTGTCAGCAATTTGTTCACCTCAGCTAGTTAAACGAGATTGTGGGAAAAAAGTTTTAAGATACTTCATTTTTTTTCGTATGAATTAATTCACAAAAAAACAGCTTTATGTATTTTGAAGAAAATGGAGAAAATAACATTGAAAAAGGGTAACAGGAATATGTTTTTTGTTAAAAACATCCTATATAATGTTTGTCAGTAATGAAAACAATATTCGATCGACTCTATGGCATTACTGAAATTAGATGAATTATAAAACAAACTTCGGGTCAAATTGCTAATGACTAGTAAGGAAAAAGCCTTGTTTGAGTATTTTTATTGACAATACAACCACATCACCGTATGATAAAGTTAAATCATGAATAGTGTACGGAAAAGGGGAGTAGCGACCGCAATAGCGGTTAATGAATCGTCATTTCGGTGAATAACAATCACCCGGTTCATTAAGCTTCATTTACACAGTACGCAAGACCTTTTACGTGGACACCTAATTTGTTTAGTTGTCCGTGTTTATAGGTCTTGCTTTTTTGTGTTGTAAAATAGGAAAAGCTGTATCGAAGGGAGAGGGTTTTATGATTGTTTTATTATTTCTTTTATCAGCAATTGTTGTAGTTGCCGCAGCAATCAAATTAAATCAATATGGAGATGTAATTAGTCAAAAGTCATCATTAAATGGAATGATCGTTGGAACATTCTTAATTGCAGGTGCAACATCGTTACCTGAGTTAACTACAAGTTTGACAGCGGTCGCTATCGGTAACCCAGATATTGCGGTTGGGAATATGTTAGGCAGTAATGTGTTTAACCTTTTAATTTTAGCGGTATTTGATTTTCTATATCGTCGTAATAAAATGTTTGAGAAAGTATCGATTCAACATCGATATACTGCTAGTTTAGGAATTATTTTATTTCTTATCATTACGTCATCATTGATGTTACCTAATATGATTGAAATTTTTGGTGTAGGTTTAGATATGCTTTTCATTGTGTTCATCTATTTAGTTGGTTCGAAGTGGATCTCAAATCACTCTCAAGCAACACGATCTAATAGTGAAAATGAAGTTGTTTCAGATATGTCATTGAAACATGCAACAGTAGGTTTTATCATCGCAGCGATTGTGACATTCCTTGCAGGTAGTATGTTGGCAATTACTGGTGATAAGCTTGCGGCATCAACAGGTTTGAATGCTAGCTTTGTAGGAAGTTTTCTAATTGCAGCTTCGACTTCATTACCAGAGTTAGTTACGGTATATACTGCATTCAGATTAGCAAACTACGATTTAGCTATCGGATCAATTTTAGGTAGTAACCTTTTCAATATGCAATTACTCGTATTAACAGATGTGATGTATCGTGATAGCGCAATTACAGTAGCCGCTTCTAGTTCACATTTATTAACAGCAATGCTTGGAATGTTTATGGGAGGGGTAGCACTATATTCATTGTTGCGTAAAGGAGTCACAACGACTTGGCGTTATGTTCTTCCGTCCCTATTAATTACGGTAGTTTACTTCATCACATCATATATGATGTTTTAACAAAAAGAGGTGCTAAGTTTATTAGCACCTCTTTTCCTATGTGAGAATATAGAGCATATTAACAGATAAAACGAAATAATGTGAGAATAGGAATTTTATAGATAGATTAGAGTTAAATAACTATGAAAGTGGCAATAATTTACGATACTGATTTATGCGGGTACATGTTAAAATTATTTTGTGGAGGGATAAAATATGAATAAAGTAGAAGCACTATCATTATCGAAGGAAGAAGAATCACTTTTGGTTGAAGTGTTGTTGGAACAGTCCTATGCTATTGAAGTCGTATGCTCTCAAATTTCAGATGTTGAAAAAGGCAATAAGTCTGTAGATGAAGCAAAAATAAAAAAACTAAATGCGCTTTACGATCGTCTTGTTAAAGCAGGAGTATAAGTAGTTATTATTAATTTTTCAGAACTTATTCATTTTGAACATATTTTATAAAGCAAAATACTTAACAACAGTTTACCAACCTGCAAACTCCTGCTTTAACAAGCAGGAGTTTTGTCATTTATCTCAAATATGACAAGCACTTTCCTACATATTTAAAATTGGAGCAGTTTTGTTTAACTAGTTAATCAATTATTCGGTTATGAGTATTATTTTTTGAGGGGATTAACCAGTAATTTGTATTATTCGTTTTTGCTTTGCAACTATGTTACAATAAATATTGGTCTATATTGAATGAAGATGGTCTAAAAGTACAGAAGCTACTTAATTCAATCTTCAACGGTTTAGGAGAGAAACCTTTTACTGGTGAACGTATTATACATATAAACATCTGACCTTACTTAAAGAAGAAGGGAAGAATGGTGATGTACAGCCTTCAACGTGACGTTTTTTTTGATGTAAATCTTGAAGACCTACTTATATCCGCTGATAAGGTTGCTCATGTTCAAGTTGGAAATACTCTTGAACATGCTTTATTAGTCCTTGTGAAATCAGGATATACTGCAGTTCCAGTGCTTGACTCAGCGTTTAAATTGCATGGACTTATTAGTAAAAATATTATTCTTGATTCTCTTTTAGGTGTGGAACGTATTGAAACTGAGAAGTTAGCTGAATACAATGTAGAAGAAGTAATGGATACGAATATTCCACAAGTCACACTTAACCATACATTCATTAAAGTGTTGGGGATGTCGATTAACCACCCATTTATTTGTGTAGTAGATGAAGAGGGTGCATTTGAAGGAATCATTACACGTCGGGTAATATTAAAATTAGTAATCCGTCATTTAAATCAAGAATAGCTACTTCGTGCTGTTGGTTATTATGCCAACAGCACGTTTTCGTTTAACTAACTTTATTGAACATTCATGTACTGACACCGAGGTATAAGTAGTGAATGAAATGGGTAGCGTCAATAAATGTCCGATAGGTTAAACTAATATTCAATATGAAAGGAGAATTAGTTTACTCGAAGAATAAAGAATTACAAAAAAACAGAGGTGAAAATAATGGTGTCTAAGAGTACAAGGCGCCCCATTGTTCTAGCGGCAATTATGATCGCTATGTTCATGTCGGCAATTGAAGCTACAATTGTCTCTACGGCTATGCCTAGTATTGTATCTGATCTAGGGGGATTTTCTTCATATAGTTGGGTGTTCTCTGCTTATTTGCTTATGAACATGGCTACAACGTTAATTTATGGAAAGTTGTCGGACTTATATGGTCGAAGACCGATTTTTATTATTGGGGTCGTTATCTTTTTAATTGGGTCTACATTGTGTGGTTTTGCTACATCAATGGAAACGTTAATTGCTTTTCGATTCTTACAAGGGTTAGGAGCAGGCGCAGTTATGCCAATTGCTTCAACGATCGTTGGAGATATGTATACAAAGGAAGAGCGTGCTCAAATTCAAGGTTATCTTTCGAGTGTTTGGGGAATTTCTGCTGTATTAGGTCCAGCACTCGGTGGATTTTTCGTTGAGGTACTTTCATGGCATTATGTTTTTTGGATGAACATTCCTCTTGGCGTATTAGCTATTATCGTTGTAGGACTATATCTACATGAAGAGGTAGACAACAGGAAGAGAGAGATTGATTATTTAGGCTCCGTATGGCTTGTCATTTCATTAAGTGCACTAATGTTTATTCTTGTTGAGGGTGGTATTCACATTCCATGGTCGTCATCACGAATG
This window harbors:
- a CDS encoding RNA polymerase sigma factor, producing the protein MNKLLTDKELVQEIQSGNQEAMEVLVKRHYKTVYAFVYRKIGDKHTSYDLTQEVFIKMMKNINSYTQKAAFQTWLLTIAVNHCRDYFRSKAFQQSSKTDEFEESFNTSSHDDIAFIFEKNENRQKIKNAISELPEYQSEAILLKYFHDLKIKEIAEVTNSNVSTVKSRLKQGLAKLRMILDGSGSFEQ
- a CDS encoding sodium:calcium antiporter yields the protein MIVLLFLLSAIVVVAAAIKLNQYGDVISQKSSLNGMIVGTFLIAGATSLPELTTSLTAVAIGNPDIAVGNMLGSNVFNLLILAVFDFLYRRNKMFEKVSIQHRYTASLGIILFLIITSSLMLPNMIEIFGVGLDMLFIVFIYLVGSKWISNHSQATRSNSENEVVSDMSLKHATVGFIIAAIVTFLAGSMLAITGDKLAASTGLNASFVGSFLIAASTSLPELVTVYTAFRLANYDLAIGSILGSNLFNMQLLVLTDVMYRDSAITVAASSSHLLTAMLGMFMGGVALYSLLRKGVTTTWRYVLPSLLITVVYFITSYMMF
- the abbA gene encoding antirepressor AbbA, whose product is MNKVEALSLSKEEESLLVEVLLEQSYAIEVVCSQISDVEKGNKSVDEAKIKKLNALYDRLVKAGV
- the cbpB gene encoding cyclic-di-AMP-binding protein CbpB — protein: MYSLQRDVFFDVNLEDLLISADKVAHVQVGNTLEHALLVLVKSGYTAVPVLDSAFKLHGLISKNIILDSLLGVERIETEKLAEYNVEEVMDTNIPQVTLNHTFIKVLGMSINHPFICVVDEEGAFEGIITRRVILKLVIRHLNQE